DNA sequence from the Coffea arabica cultivar ET-39 chromosome 11c, Coffea Arabica ET-39 HiFi, whole genome shotgun sequence genome:
acaaagtctAGAAATATACATAATGTCTAAGATAATATTAGATCATTATATCAGTTGGGATGAAATTTCTGCCATCAGACATGCCAATaccatttcaaatttcaaatccaGAAAGTCATGGAGAACATCCTAAAAATGTACCTCTCATTCTTTTCCCTTATCCCCCGCCTCTAACTGATGATTTCACTCTCCTACCATTACCTCTTCCCTTACCATAAGTTCTCCCTTTTCCATTATCTCTTCCATTACCACTAGTTACACTGACATTAACATTCTGTGTGTCTACATTAACTTTTCTTGGTCTTTCACCAATATTTTTTGATAAAGCTATACCTCCTCCTCTTCTTATTTGAGTGGTACCTTCATCCTACAAAagtaaccaaataaataaataagttaaGTAAAGAAATTATTAAACACAATTTAAGGCATTATACACAACTTGTGTTGGTTCCTTGCATATCTTCTTATTATGACCAGGCAGGCATATTACAATTGCTATAGTGAGCTATAATATCCTTTCAAGATATCATATTACCATTCACTAACTCATCTGCACTTTTTCTTGGTAGTTTTCTTGGTCTACCAAGTCttattttagttttggtggttgaaTCGGCAATCCATCTGTTTGAGCCCATAGACTATTTTTTGGAATAGGAACCACCATATCCTTATATATAAGTTCTACTATAGTACTCTACACTATAGTATGGATCGATAAGATCTATTAGTTCTTGATCAGAATTTATAATTATTGCACATGCATGTACATAAGGAACATCAATTATATCCTATTCTCTACAAGTACAAGTTCTTGCATTCAATTTAACAATTTTATGCTATGCATAACCTGTGATCTCCCATATACCTTGACTCGCTTGAATAGCTGCATATTCTCTTGCTCATACTGTAATTTCCTTCACCTTATTATGGATTCTTAGACAAATTTTTCCCTTGACCTTAGATATGAATTCTCTATTTTCTTGGTATTTATACATGATAAGCCTTCTAATCGTTTTAAACATATATAACATTGACTCCATTCTTGCCCCCTTCATATACTGGTTGAAGGATTTACTAATGTTGTTGCTCAAAATATCGCACTTTGATCTTGGATTAAACATGCACATTGATCAAAGATGAGCTAGAATAGCACTCAACCAGTCATAAAGCTTCCCTTTTAGCAATTTGGAGTTCTCTCATCTTTTGTGTCCAACTATCTAACTCATATGCTCTGGCAGCAGCCTGCATGATATTTCTAAGTGCCTTGTCCTTACATTTAAGTTCAAAATTGACATATTTATACCTAACACAAAACCCATGTTCCACCTCAGGAAACAACACACCAAATTTCTCTACTAAATTCTACAAAACAGTAGCACCATCAATCCGATTGGATTTAATTGTATAGCAGTAATAAACTAATATATGAATATTGGAAAAAATAAATGGCAAGTTTACCATttgtttataaaaaaatgaacaccTAATTCATGTTAGTTGGTAATCCAATGTGAGTAGCCAGAATTTCTAGAAACCAATGCCAACTTTTCTTACATTCAGATTCCATACATGCTATTGCTATAGGATATATTTGTTTATTCTCATTCCTCTCAACAGCATGTATTAAATGTCTCTCAAAACATCCTTTAAGATAACAAATATCTAAACCCATAATCGGTCTGTAGCCATTgataaattcattttttatgccCCAAACATAACAAACATTCTCTGAAATATGAGACTGGCAGAGGCTGGAACAACTTCTATCATTACATAGGCTACAGAATCAGAATTTTCAGCATAATGGTTGCGCAATAATCTCTAagtctgaaattttttttctcatgaTCCCCGACATTTTAGAAAGTGCAAGTTTCTTGGCCCTGTACACCTTTCATCTAGAAACTCTTGATTTGAACTTTCTTTTAATTGTCTTTTGAAATTTCTTAAGTCTCCAATCAGAATCATCAGCCATTTTCTTTTTGAAGTGTTCAACTAACCATTTGGAATTTGCACTTACATTTTTAAAAGACCAAGGACACCTATAAAAGGTGCCCTTTATGCTCTTGCTCTGCAATGCTTCAGTTTTCCCATAAtaacttatatatatatcctaCAATCATAGTCTTTTTTATATATTGCAATGATTTTATTTCTATCATTTTTTTGGAGTTTCAACTCAAACCTTTAAGGATGGAATACATCTGAATTGCCTTCCTAAACACATGTGTGGTTGTGAAAATGAGGCATATCATAATTTTATGATTAGTTATGTCTCTTTCCTCATTAAACTCATGAAATTGTTCTCTATTTTCATTATCAGATGACTTAATGACAGTTTCTAGTACTTTAGCATCAACAATATTTTCATGCTCAACAAACTTACCCTTTTTCCTAACCTCAACAAAGGTTCTATACTTATCACTAATTAAATTAGTATATTGTTGATACTGTTCTAAGTTAATATTGTTATTCAACCTACTAGTTACCTCAGTAGTATCATCACCAATATCACAACGATAACTTAATGTGTTACCATctaagaaataaccaaaatatgaGTCAAATTCAAAAGATTTCTCACTTTTAAGTATATATGATTCATCagattatatttttaatttatttacatCATGGTCAACCTCTGGTTCAAAACTATCATTCACTTCACCTGCCCCTAAACTATCATTACTATTCCCAACTCCCTGATTAGCACTTATATTGCCATTAACTACAGTTTTATTACCATCTTACTCAcccttattattattttctgtaTCCCCATTATCATTTACCTCTCCAACATAGATATAATAAACGTATAGTTTATCCCTAAACATTCCAATCATTTTTATGACTGCTGTTTCACTATTTAGTGAAAACGAGTTTTCCATGCAACGGGTTGAAGAATCTAAAATAGCAAactcaagaagaaaaaaacaaaattggTTGGCAAATTCAAGAATGGAGATAGTGAAAACGAGTTCAGTCAAATTCTTTTGCCCTACATTTGAACAGCTCTCCATGTAACATAATGGCCAACCGGACACGAAGGGTGCTTTTGTCCATTCAATTATTATTTGAAGATACAGCTATCATTTAAGTGGTAAAGTAAATGTTGTATAAAAATTGGTTACTTTTTAGTAGAGTTTGGATACAAAATGCtttataaaatattttggggtgTATTGTGCAACAACTATGAAAGTTCATGGGgcttttctgcattttaaaAAGGACAAAAGATTCTCCACGTGGATCTTTGCTTGCCGTCGGATCATACAGATTATCTCCAAAATCGCACCCAAACCTCTATTGTGTGGATATATCCGCCCCTGGGCTTAGCAGCTTTAGCTTAGCTCAGTCTACTAAACTTAAAAGTGAGTAAAACCCTCCCACCAATTACTCAGTGCAGTATTTAGTACGGCgcgacccaaaaaaaaaaaaaaaaaaattgtttcgaATAAGGTACGACTCTTTGCATATactcgtgttttttttttcttgtaaatgaaaattaaattgttaacttttgattgattttctgTGTGGAAATCTTTTTGTGGGTTCTGTAGGTTGAGATGGAGACGAGCGATCTAGAACTGAAGCATTTAGGGTTTGTTAGAGCGATGGCGAGCATCGCCGTGGTGTGGCTTTCTTGCTTGTACGACTACGCCAAGCAAAATTCTGGACCCCTGAAATCAACCGTAGGAACTGTGGAGAACGCCGTTACTACCGTCGTAGGCCCTGTTTACGAAAGATTCAAGGGCCTTCCTGACGATCTCCTTGCTCGTCTAGATACAAAGGTGCTATTAGTTGGATCGATTATGTGTTGTATATTGTGTTCTCTTATTGATCATTTTGATGTTTTCCATTTCTTGCTAGTTGCGTGTGTGTAGTTGGAAGGTGGAGTTTCAATTAATTTGATAGACTGACTGGTTGATTTGAAAAGAGTCTGATAAGAAACTGTTATGATTTTGGGATTTTGATTTTCAGTTGATTTGTGTTCATATATTCAAAGATGATAATTGGTTAATCAGGAGTTGGGCAAAATGAGTGGGATTTGGACGGtctgaatatatatatatatatatatgattttacATAATTTTTCCAATCTGAATTGGGTTATAGAGTATCCTCATTAAAGGGTTAAGATGTGAAATGTTCTGATAAAATTGTTAATTAGAGCCTGAAGCCTTGGTGATGTATTGGTGCAGGAATTGACTGATGCAAATATAATGTTTATATTTGGTGTAATGTCCTGATGCATTTTTTGTGCTCTTTATGTTACTTCCAGTTTCAAGCCTTATATGATCACTACCTAGCTCACGGTTCAAGCGTCTCTTGTGTGGACAATTTCTCGGGACTTTCTGTGCACTTCTTTCAGTTTTTTGTGTTCCATGTTGCTTTAACTATTGTTTCTGATTTGATTTGTGCACTTCTTTCAGTTTTTTGTGTTCCATATTGCTTTAACTATTGTTTCTGATTTGATGTTTTCATTTGTTGCCGTTCGCCCGCTATTGCTAAATTTTGTTCATCACAGTATCATGTGATGGtggatatttattttttttccaattagaTGTGTGGTGTGCTtcatttctcatattctttATAACAGGATGTGGATTTATTCATTACAATTGTCATTTTGATGACAAGCACAGGATTATCTTCTGTTAACCGTTATGTGGCTATTTGCTTTGTAATTTTTCCTTAATTAAAAGTACTTAGATTTGCAGATACCTATCCATTTAcagatgcttttttttttggggtggtgttttattttttgggggggggggggtggtgggCAGTAGTCTCACTGCATAATGTTGCTTTGTGGTATCAGGTTGATAATGTGTCAAAGAAATTTGATGAGCATGCTCCACCGGTGGCCAAGAAGATTGTTAATAGGGCAAAGAATGTAGTCCAGAAGGGTTCACAGGTTGCCCAAGATTTGGTCCAGCAAGCTCAAGTTGGTGGTCCTCGTGCAGCCCTTCGTCATGCTGCTTCACTGTCCAAGAACATTGCTGTGAGGCTATTAGCAGTGTTATGGCATAGACTCATCAATCGCTATCCGCCCCTGCACGGTGTCGGAGGGATAGCTATCCCAACTGTTGCTGATGTGTCCAATAAATATAACAAATTTATAGCAAAGCTGGATGGTAGGGGTTATCATATCTTCAGCTATTTCCCGTCAGTTCCTGTTGAGGATGTGGCGGAGGCATATAAACAAGTTGAGGCAGCTGCAGCAAAGAAGGATGTTGGGGTTACTTCAAGTGAAACAGACTAGAATGATGATTTTGTGCTCTCTGAAGAGGCAGTTATAGGTGTGTTGTGGAGAATTTGGTTGTAGTAATTTCTGCTGGAGCGGGTAGACAGTCTTTGTAAAGTCGCTCATAATATTCCTGTCAAATATGGTATGAAGTTCTTTTTTGTGTTCCTATTCGGTTATAAAAAACCCAACTCGTGTGGTCATCTGGCTTTGTGCAAATTGTCCAAGATTAATGATTGCCTATCTAGTCATTGGTCTTTGAATTTTGTTGACTTAGTTCTGTGCTGTTGACATTGTCCGAGGCGTGATTGTGAATGATGCTGGTTTTGGTTTCTGAAGGGGTGAGCAACGCGTCGAATTGTATCTTCGGGCCTCTAAGCGTGATGTGCTCCTTTGGGATCAATGGCTCGATCCGCTGGGCTTGGCTCTCATGCGTATCACCCAGGCTCGATTTTTATTTTAATCCATATCATATAAAGAATCCCGGAAAAAGTTGCTTCCGCGTACAAGACATCAAAATGCCCATACCCCGGACGTCATTTGCATACATTTTGGATCAACATTCCACACCCTCAAATATTCTGATAGAAGTATTTGGATGCCAATAGACTGGATTATTGCTTTTCTCTAGAACTAAAATGCTAACAGAGATTAGAATTGGTGCGTGACCATCTGAATCTCTGGAGGCAGACCGTAATGCCCGAAAGTGTGCCTTTGCAATTTACCATCTGCAGAATTCAGGCAAGTGTTCGACCAAATAATTAGTAGCAACACGGCAGCACATCGGGGCATGGTTGCCTTGACAAGTCCAACTTGACAGTCATCAGCAAACTTAAAAGGAAACACAGCAAGCTTGTGAAGTAACAACATTACAATTTGAACATCCTTAATTGGAGTTAAAGCAGTTGGGAAAGTATTGACAAGTCTGAATATGGTTGACGCTACAGAAGCATCAAGAATCAACAAAGCTCTTGATCAATTTGTCTCTTTCGTACTTCCCATGATGTTTACCCTCACCCTGCAAATagaaaaacatcaataaatattAGTCCTCAATCACAGAGATTCATGTCTTGCTTAAAAATTAGAAACGAAAGTTGAAACTCAATCCTGAAGCCAAAACATAACTGTCCAAACACGAATTTTTTGTGGACATTCCAAATATGCGGATCGTTTGGATGTCTGGTTTGCTCCAGCCAcgtatcttttcttttttcaactaAAAAACTTTGTGTGTGTTTGGATAGCCAAATAATGGCTAGAAATTATTTGTTTACATCACAAATATAATTTCCAACACACccttttatcttctcaattacctttttatctcacatatatcacatcacaaaaagtgttacagtaattatttaaaataatatttcaaataagctATTTAGTGTTAACGAGAATTAGCATAAAATCACTCCTAGCAAACCAAAATCCAAAACTGGCCATTCTCCAGCCTTGCACTCCAACATTCCCTGACACTTCTTTCTatttctctcttctttcttgTTCCGTTACTTGTTTAAGACTACTTTGGCTGTAAAGCAAGTGGAATGTGGTACGCAAAATAAAAGGTAATATACACCAAAACAGAAATCAGTCGCAAGTTACAGGGCTAAACAAAAACATGACAAAAAACCTGTGACTTAGTGAACGGCCTCGCTTATAAACATTTGACAACCTTCTAGAGGAAGCATCTTTATGCATGCAGAGCAAGGGGATAAAAGGCGAATAGGATTCCAGACAGCACAAGATTACGGCGGAAAGAGTACAAGATGCATATCCCTGTAAAGAGAAAGGCCAGCAGGCAGCATAGAACTATGTTTTCTAGAAGAAGAGAGTAAAGTGTTTAGAGCTAGCACTTATAACACACTTCCAAATgaagtacaaaaaaaaataaaattgcagATCTAAGGTAAGATAGTTTGTTAATGATCTAAGAGGCTCAACTAATTCTCAGCTGGTTCGTCAGAAATCATTGA
Encoded proteins:
- the LOC140016864 gene encoding REF/SRPP-like protein At1g67360 produces the protein METSDLELKHLGFVRAMASIAVVWLSCLYDYAKQNSGPLKSTVGTVENAVTTVVGPVYERFKGLPDDLLARLDTKVDNVSKKFDEHAPPVAKKIVNRAKNVVQKGSQVAQDLVQQAQVGGPRAALRHAASLSKNIAVRLLAVLWHRLINRYPPLHGVGGIAIPTVADVSNKYNKFIAKLDGRGYHIFSYFPSVPVEDVAEAYKQVEAAAAKKDVGVTSSETD